In Phlebotomus papatasi isolate M1 chromosome 1, Ppap_2.1, whole genome shotgun sequence, the following proteins share a genomic window:
- the LOC129798883 gene encoding uncharacterized protein LOC129798883 translates to MMDLTLTQNWIPPPSSKKAFKKVTSAQKEKLVSLLETLVNSNPNKVLGSRRSWGSTYYWEHFSRILNQMDESLTPLDIPRVGSDWRRVWYGMNRAARQKKSMIKVRQAQNLTPLYTLSDVEERILVLWNGPGWNWMKEKKSSTQDTQGQSTAMEPMEVTQTQPNNLNHVEQRAQQNHQDLFAIKQKMEQRLVNYIQGMAANAITLSPRQW, encoded by the exons ATGATGGATCTCACGT TGACGCAAAACTGGATTCCACCTCCATCATCAAAGAAG gcTTTCAAGAAGGTCACAAGTGCCCAGAAGGAGAAGCTGGTGTCTCTCCTGGAGACACTGGTTAATTCCAATCCAAACAAAGTGCTTGGAAGCCGACGATCTTGGGGATCAACCTATTACTGGGAACATTTCTCAAGAATTCTCAATCAGATGGATGAATCCCTGACACCTTTGGACATCCCAAGAGTGGGCAGTGACTGGAGGAGG GTTTGGTACGGGATGAACAGAGCGGCAAGACAGAAAAAATCCATGATCAAGGTTCGTCAGGCTCAGAATCTTACGCCCTTGTACACCCTCTCAGACGTCGAAGAAAGGATCTTGGTGCTGTGGAATGGACCAGGCTGGAACTGGATGAAGGAGAAGAAGTCGTCAACTCAAGACACTCAGGGACAAAGTACAGCAATGGAACCGATGGAAGTCACGCAGACTCAACCAAATAATCTAAAC CATGTTGAGCAGCGTGCTCAGCAAAACCACCAGGATTTGTTCGCGATCAAGCAGAAAATGGAGCAGAGGCTTGTGAACTACATCCAGGGTATGGCTGCAAATGCTATTACCCTCTCTCCGCGCCAGTGGTAA